Proteins encoded by one window of Xenopus tropicalis strain Nigerian chromosome 6, UCB_Xtro_10.0, whole genome shotgun sequence:
- the tmem108 gene encoding transmembrane protein 108, producing MKRSSQALCCHLFSVLLVLALADKDTFAAKELFPTLPSYQFLKETTMNAAMVRPTHSFDLVRKLRKSGTWQSQKSMPTLVTPLPNSQDVTHSGNIYNERNVFQKVTADFSESLEPYLKTEHSSVPVRTASTNDNSSGSVLAFLKDTFIRGGRLQGLSQEELMGGGLPTSASDVSVNTEVVSVPFKRNYFKLWDVLNRNSSLISIRQIKNGTTLAESGASSHPEKTFTDAWIPTDEPEFYKDISIKPHGVSNKDSTLDKIPPTDISPMVSVTISTAAYTATGNFLNRLVPAGTWKPGVPGNISHVTEEGSHPQHKETICLGKMDIVWIFLAISVPISSCSVLLTVCCMRRKKKASNPENNLSYWNNAITMDYFNKHAVELPREIQSLETSEDHLSEPRSPANGDYRNSGMVLVNPFCQETLFSAHEQVSEI from the exons GTGTTCTACTTGTCCTGGCACTGGCAGATAAAGATACATTTGCTGCAAAGGAGTTATTTCCCACTTTGCCATCTTACCAGTTTCTGAAAGAAACGACCATGAATGCTGCAATGGTGAGGCCAACTCACAGTTTTGATCTTGTACGTAAATTGAGAAAGTCTGGAACTTGGCAGTCTCAGAAGTCAATGCCAACCTTGGTAACGCCACTTCCTAACAGTCAGGATGTTACACATTCAGGAAATATCTACAATGAGAGGAATGTATTTCAGAAAGTCACAGCTGACTTCTCAGAATCCTTAGAACCTTACCTCAAAACAGAACATTCTAGTGTTCCTGTGAGAACTGCATCAACTAATGATAATAGCAGTGGCTCTGTGCTTGCTTTCCTTAAAGACACTTTTATTCGTGGTGGTAGGTTGCAGGGCCTTAGCCAAGAGGAGCTTATGGGTGGAGGTTTGCCAACCTCAGCAAGTGACGTGTCAGTCAACACTGAAGTCGTGTCTGTGCCTTTCAAACGCAACTACTTTAAATTATGGGATGTATTAAACAGAAATAGCTCATTGATCTCTATAAGGCAAATAAAGAATGGAACTACTTTGGCAGAAAGTGGTGCCTCATCCCATCCTGAAAAGACTTTCACTGATGCCTGGATCCCAACTGATGAACCAGAGTTCTATAAGGATATTAGTATCAAACCACATGGTGTTTCAAACAAAGATTCTACACTGGACAAGATTCCACCAACAGATATAAGTCCCATGGTTTCTGTTACCATCTCCACAGCTGCCTACACAGCAACAGGAAATTTTCTTAATAGGCTGGTGCCTGCTGGAACATGGAAACCTGGGGTGCCTGGTAATATTTCACATGTAACAGAAGAAGGCAGTCATCCTCAGCACAAAGAGACTATATGCCTTGGCAAAATGGATATCGTATGGATCTTTCTGGCCATCAGTGTGCCAATATCTTCTTGTT CTGTGCTACTGACCGTGTGCTGTATGAGGCGGAAGAAGAAGGCCTCTAATCCAGAGAATAACCTAAGCTACTGGAACAATGCAATAACCATGGACTACTTTAACAAACATGCTGTGGAGCTACCTCGAGAGATTCAGTCCCTGGAAACCTCAGAG GACCATCTTTCAGAGCCTCGCTCACCAGCCAATGGAGATTACCGAAATAGTGGAATGGTTCTTGTCAACCCATTTTGTCAGGAAACACTCTTCTCTGCACATGAGCAAGTTTCTGAAATATGA